In Rahnella sikkimica, one DNA window encodes the following:
- a CDS encoding fimbrial protein: MEKKCMNKKILVACGLLVAGYSMTASAVSDNTISFQGEVTDETCSLTVNGNDSTPIILLPTVSTSDLATAGSHAGATTFEMGVSGCAGTSGDDATDTKISTVFSGNLVETTNGTLGNTGTAENVTVQILDVSGEEINLSSTYTADNDLKLSAGDTASTATYTARYYATDVAAAGTVAASMQYAISYQ, translated from the coding sequence ATGGAGAAAAAATGCATGAATAAGAAAATCTTAGTGGCTTGTGGTTTGCTGGTAGCAGGTTATTCGATGACGGCATCTGCTGTGTCTGATAATACCATTTCGTTCCAGGGTGAAGTCACCGATGAGACATGTTCATTAACCGTGAATGGTAATGACAGCACCCCTATTATCTTATTACCCACAGTCTCTACTTCTGATTTAGCCACTGCAGGGAGTCATGCAGGAGCCACGACATTTGAAATGGGTGTCAGCGGTTGCGCTGGCACCAGCGGAGATGATGCTACTGACACAAAAATCAGTACTGTATTTTCCGGTAATCTGGTTGAAACAACTAATGGCACGTTGGGTAATACCGGGACAGCTGAAAACGTAACGGTTCAAATACTGGATGTTTCTGGTGAAGAAATTAATCTGAGCTCAACCTACACCGCTGATAACGATCTGAAATTATCTGCGGGTGACACAGCGTCAACGGCAACCTACACCGCTCGATATTATGCCACTGATGTCGCGGCAGCCGGTACCGTTGCTGCTTCAATGCAATATGCAATTTCTTATCAGTAA
- a CDS encoding RcnB family protein → MRHSKIVMLSALVLASLLPLANTALAASNSHEIKSFYDDSKLYSIGDQVPALYRTKPYEIIGWQERHLPAPDAGTHWTYIGGSYALITDTDGKITKAENGDIYFQ, encoded by the coding sequence ATGCGTCATTCAAAAATTGTTATGTTATCGGCCCTGGTTTTGGCTTCCTTATTACCTTTGGCCAATACCGCGCTCGCAGCGTCAAACTCTCACGAAATCAAATCGTTCTACGATGATTCCAAACTTTACTCGATTGGCGATCAGGTTCCGGCGCTGTACCGCACCAAGCCTTATGAAATCATCGGCTGGCAGGAACGTCATCTTCCGGCACCGGATGCGGGCACGCACTGGACTTACATCGGCGGCAGTTATGCGCTGATCACAGATACTGACGGTAAGATCACCAAAGCCGAAAACGGCGATATCTACTTCCAGTAA
- a CDS encoding YgdI/YgdR family lipoprotein, with translation MKISASSKQFALGSMVISAVLCISACSSNYVISTDDGHMIATHGKPVKDKDTGLISYKDTDGNTHQLKQQDVKEIVEK, from the coding sequence ATGAAAATATCAGCATCATCAAAGCAATTCGCCTTGGGCAGCATGGTCATATCGGCCGTTCTTTGCATATCCGCCTGTTCAAGTAACTACGTTATTTCAACGGATGACGGACACATGATCGCCACGCACGGCAAGCCGGTAAAGGATAAAGACACCGGCCTTATCTCGTACAAAGACACAGATGGAAATACGCATCAGCTTAAGCAGCAGGATGTCAAAGAAATCGTGGAGAAATAA
- a CDS encoding fimbrial outer membrane usher protein: MKSITNKKSQTLSLLTVCIMASYSPFTVAEDYYFDPGLLQGSGVSVNLEKLNEKVVSADAGTYRVDLYVNNKLVKENTEITFSRKSEGDNVTVQPCLKAEDIKLIQLKPDTVTLIPVDDKCVWFSDLSKASSWELEQSTQKLKLLIPQSLLYRQPRGYIPVSQWDSGGLGLFIKHNTNYYETRNTGGYKTKNLWSGLNSGTNIGLWQLRNQSNYRYTDNNGRTSHKWTSVRTNAQRPLASINSLITFGDSYTNSSLFGSLSFNGVKLASDTRMMPQGKRGYAPEVRGVASTTARVVVSQLGKTIYETVVSPGPFVIDDLSNTKGQGDLQVTVIEANGQTSSFTVPYSAVPDSVRPGLWNYELALGKVRKYYSVDNEFVEGVVQRGISNRFTGNAGVRLAKDYEAYLLGGVMATQFGAIGVNTTYSHALAENNQRQSGWRAEASYSKTFTTGTNLTLAAYRYSTKGFRDLQDVLGVRRAAENTSTYYSDTLNQKNQFSVTIAQGFDTFGSLSLNASTSDYYSNSSRITQMQLGYSNSYKKISYNINVGRQRTSYSNRSNYYSNTDDSDNNKKYTENTISIGFSMPLDWTDSRSNVSFNVAKNKTSESATTSLSGSVGEKSNLSYSLYSGVENYQSTGNEMTWGGSLQQNTSKGAFRGSYSQGSGYKQFGMGTSGTLLIHPGGVTYGPYVSDTFALVKAKGAKGAEIKNGQGAKIDSFGYAIMPSLSPYRYNTVSLDPKGLNSKVDIQGGSQQVVPYSGAIVQVNFETISGQQVLINTTLNNKQMIPMGADVTDKDGKNLGMVGQAGQIYARINDRSGVLFVSWGKGDAEQCRINYQLPATADNEFVQMTLPCEI, encoded by the coding sequence ATGAAATCAATCACGAATAAAAAATCACAGACACTTTCGTTATTAACTGTCTGCATTATGGCCAGTTACAGTCCGTTTACTGTCGCAGAGGATTATTATTTTGATCCCGGCTTACTGCAGGGTTCTGGCGTATCGGTGAATCTGGAGAAACTTAACGAAAAAGTTGTCAGCGCGGATGCCGGAACCTATCGGGTAGACCTCTATGTCAATAACAAACTGGTTAAAGAAAATACAGAAATCACATTTAGCCGTAAATCTGAGGGAGATAATGTCACTGTTCAGCCTTGCCTGAAAGCCGAAGACATAAAACTGATTCAGCTGAAACCGGATACGGTGACGTTAATTCCTGTTGATGATAAATGTGTCTGGTTTTCCGATCTCTCAAAAGCATCTTCATGGGAACTGGAACAGTCAACGCAAAAACTGAAACTGCTGATCCCGCAAAGTTTACTCTATCGCCAGCCACGGGGTTATATTCCGGTGTCCCAGTGGGATAGCGGCGGCCTGGGCTTATTTATTAAGCACAACACTAACTATTATGAAACCCGTAACACCGGTGGCTATAAAACAAAAAACCTGTGGAGCGGACTTAACAGCGGAACCAATATTGGCCTTTGGCAATTAAGAAATCAGTCAAATTATCGCTATACCGATAATAATGGGCGGACAAGCCATAAATGGACCAGCGTGCGGACGAATGCACAACGGCCTTTGGCGTCGATCAATTCTTTGATCACCTTCGGTGACAGCTATACCAACAGCAGCCTGTTTGGCAGCCTGTCGTTCAATGGTGTAAAACTCGCCAGCGATACCAGAATGATGCCTCAGGGCAAGCGGGGTTATGCGCCGGAAGTTCGTGGCGTTGCCAGTACCACTGCGCGTGTTGTGGTGAGCCAGCTCGGTAAGACGATTTATGAAACCGTGGTTTCACCTGGCCCGTTTGTTATCGACGATTTGTCCAACACCAAAGGTCAGGGCGATCTTCAGGTCACGGTCATTGAAGCTAACGGGCAAACGTCATCCTTTACCGTTCCCTATTCCGCAGTGCCGGATTCTGTTCGCCCTGGTTTGTGGAACTATGAGCTGGCACTTGGCAAGGTGCGCAAATATTACAGCGTGGATAACGAGTTTGTGGAAGGTGTTGTGCAGCGCGGGATCAGCAACCGGTTTACCGGCAATGCCGGTGTGCGTCTGGCGAAAGACTATGAGGCATATTTGCTTGGCGGCGTAATGGCCACGCAATTTGGGGCCATTGGCGTCAATACGACTTATTCACATGCGCTCGCAGAAAACAATCAGCGTCAGTCGGGTTGGCGTGCCGAGGCCAGTTACAGCAAAACCTTTACGACCGGCACTAATCTGACACTGGCCGCCTACCGTTATTCCACCAAAGGTTTCCGCGATCTGCAGGATGTTTTGGGCGTAAGACGAGCGGCCGAAAATACCAGTACCTATTATTCGGATACGCTGAATCAGAAGAATCAGTTCAGCGTGACCATTGCCCAGGGCTTCGATACGTTCGGTTCACTTTCTCTGAATGCCAGTACCTCAGACTATTACAGTAATAGTTCACGCATTACTCAGATGCAGCTGGGTTATAGCAATAGTTATAAAAAGATCAGCTACAACATCAACGTTGGCAGACAACGCACCAGTTACAGTAACCGAAGCAACTATTACAGTAATACCGATGACAGCGACAACAATAAAAAGTACACCGAGAATACCATCTCCATCGGTTTCTCCATGCCGCTCGACTGGACAGATTCACGGTCAAACGTTTCGTTCAATGTGGCGAAAAACAAAACGTCAGAATCAGCCACGACCAGCCTTTCCGGCTCCGTGGGTGAAAAGAGTAACTTATCCTATTCATTATACAGCGGCGTAGAAAACTATCAGAGCACGGGGAATGAAATGACCTGGGGCGGTTCATTGCAACAGAACACCTCCAAAGGGGCATTCCGCGGGTCTTATTCTCAGGGCAGCGGTTATAAGCAGTTTGGGATGGGGACGTCGGGGACTTTACTTATCCATCCGGGTGGCGTGACCTACGGGCCGTATGTCAGTGATACTTTTGCGCTGGTAAAAGCCAAGGGAGCCAAAGGGGCTGAAATCAAGAACGGGCAGGGCGCGAAAATCGATAGCTTTGGTTACGCCATCATGCCGTCGTTATCTCCGTATCGTTATAACACCGTGAGCCTGGATCCTAAGGGATTAAACTCAAAAGTGGATATTCAGGGCGGCAGTCAGCAGGTTGTGCCTTATTCAGGTGCGATCGTCCAGGTTAATTTTGAAACAATATCCGGACAGCAGGTGCTGATTAATACCACGCTCAATAATAAACAAATGATCCCGATGGGCGCTGACGTTACCGATAAAGACGGTAAAAATTTAGGCATGGTCGGACAGGCGGGGCAGATCTACGCACGCATTAATGATCGCTCCGGTGTGTTATTTGTTTCATGGGGTAAAGGCGATGCAGAACAGTGCCGGATTAATTATCAGTTACCTGCAACTGCGGATAATGAATTTGTTCAAATGACACTGCCTTGTGAGATTTAA
- a CDS encoding fimbria/pilus periplasmic chaperone, which yields MLCCTAFHAGAVVNAEKTRVVFSSGSIAESLSLVNSEKEPVVVQVWTDNGDPTVNPDKVHTPIVINPPVFKMTPGEIRNIRLLLVSAGSLPQDRESVYWLNIYQIPPNTETQHKGEKRVVLPLKIRMKVFVRPEKVGELKESDAQKLQFSVQQSAAGKTLVMKNPTPWHLTISSLKSGQTAFPNLMLEPFSSQSVDVPKDKVMAPEIDYEVINDNGTRWPNKSNIL from the coding sequence ATGCTCTGTTGCACAGCGTTTCACGCCGGTGCGGTGGTTAATGCGGAAAAAACCCGCGTGGTGTTCAGCTCAGGCAGCATCGCGGAATCACTTTCATTAGTTAATTCTGAGAAAGAACCTGTGGTGGTCCAGGTCTGGACAGATAATGGCGACCCGACCGTGAATCCGGATAAGGTTCATACGCCGATTGTGATCAATCCGCCGGTTTTCAAAATGACACCCGGCGAGATCCGCAATATTCGCCTGTTGCTGGTTTCTGCAGGAAGCCTGCCTCAGGACAGAGAAAGCGTGTATTGGCTGAATATCTACCAAATTCCGCCGAATACAGAAACGCAGCATAAAGGGGAGAAAAGGGTGGTTCTGCCCTTAAAGATCCGCATGAAAGTGTTCGTCAGGCCTGAAAAGGTAGGGGAACTCAAAGAGAGTGATGCGCAGAAATTACAATTTTCAGTGCAACAATCGGCGGCAGGTAAAACGCTGGTGATGAAAAATCCCACGCCGTGGCATCTGACAATATCCTCACTGAAGTCCGGGCAGACGGCGTTCCCAAATCTGATGCTGGAACCGTTTTCCAGCCAGTCAGTGGATGTGCCAAAGGATAAAGTCATGGCTCCCGAAATTGATTATGAAGTGATCAACGACAACGGGACGCGTTGGCCGAATAAATCAAACATTCTATGA
- the stbD gene encoding fimbrial usher protein StbD, which produces MKKVIFLMIFLGFVLPGISQATCSRATGTGYLTTALIEAGYTATSWSGACDTCNGNIGLPSVVSLSTGSSFMPSGTLIASSTADFFQASVATTYGQNQILFRCALADADSIYEMYGTNGDNAYTGRYTTDEVDNAYYSPVRNVAYRLTNTTTGEYYSRYWKARKLTADDWVQDETYIYIPASIFSGITIELFKIDSTSYYTNSSTSWLMSYSQPYGYIAFKGPGLSTNVTDGADSYSNANGWYTAWPAAYGLYNDVTFVRGAMCLVKDYPSVVLLPTISTSSLNNGETSQSTFDISLTCEDAAVSSVSKSTTSSANVAMGFLVNQSTAVTAATTLGLTSTSGLTHLLDTNYGSSGVASGVGIRIYDESGNALNLLSSTTTATGNTGGWYAYKALTTSQDDSTDGVTTYTGNFTASLEAISGETVTAGTVNAQLQVVVSFQ; this is translated from the coding sequence ATGAAAAAAGTAATTTTTTTAATGATTTTTTTGGGATTTGTACTGCCCGGTATTTCACAGGCAACTTGCTCGCGTGCGACGGGTACCGGATATCTGACTACTGCACTTATTGAAGCAGGTTACACGGCCACAAGCTGGAGTGGGGCTTGCGATACCTGCAATGGTAATATAGGACTTCCTTCAGTTGTCTCTTTAAGTACCGGTTCAAGCTTCATGCCATCAGGAACGTTAATAGCCAGTTCAACAGCTGACTTCTTCCAAGCCTCCGTTGCAACGACTTACGGTCAAAATCAGATACTTTTCAGATGTGCGTTAGCCGATGCCGATTCTATTTATGAAATGTACGGTACGAATGGTGATAATGCCTACACCGGCAGGTACACAACAGATGAAGTTGACAATGCTTATTATAGCCCTGTAAGAAACGTCGCCTACCGATTGACCAATACAACCACAGGTGAATATTATTCCAGATACTGGAAAGCACGAAAGTTGACCGCTGACGATTGGGTTCAAGACGAAACTTACATTTATATTCCTGCTAGTATATTCAGTGGCATCACCATAGAGTTATTTAAAATAGACTCCACAAGTTATTATACTAATAGTAGCACCTCCTGGTTAATGAGTTATTCCCAACCCTATGGTTATATTGCTTTTAAAGGGCCTGGTTTGTCGACAAATGTTACCGATGGTGCAGATTCATACAGTAACGCTAACGGTTGGTATACCGCATGGCCCGCAGCATATGGCCTCTACAATGATGTCACTTTTGTCCGGGGTGCGATGTGCCTTGTCAAAGATTATCCATCCGTTGTTCTATTACCCACAATAAGTACTTCATCACTCAATAATGGTGAAACGAGCCAAAGCACTTTTGATATTAGTTTAACTTGTGAAGATGCGGCTGTATCCAGCGTAAGTAAATCAACAACATCCTCCGCTAATGTTGCAATGGGTTTCTTAGTTAATCAGTCAACAGCGGTCACCGCCGCGACAACACTGGGTCTAACCTCAACCAGTGGTTTAACGCATTTACTGGACACCAATTACGGCAGCTCAGGTGTCGCGTCCGGCGTAGGGATACGCATTTATGATGAAAGCGGAAATGCACTGAATCTGTTATCGAGCACGACAACAGCAACTGGCAACACTGGCGGTTGGTACGCTTATAAAGCTTTAACCACCAGTCAGGATGATTCAACGGACGGTGTCACAACGTACACCGGTAATTTTACAGCATCTCTGGAGGCCATCAGTGGCGAAACAGTTACAGCGGGAACGGTCAATGCGCAGTTACAAGTGGTGGTCAGTTTTCAATAA
- a CDS encoding LuxR C-terminal-related transcriptional regulator — MAWKRREKVAIMEPLSMVSDVMSQILREEGDIIIEGVISNFTSLRSVLELRKVDVVFSEVYDARTSIIEGLDFLRKLKAQFSDIDIIIHTEIEIPALLIQSNADAIYMKQIGLEGCRASASQILNAESMVSILFYEDRKANYNFMILSDFEWEVLIMFSQQMSIAHIAKETARSYRRISRIKHDIMDKLKVSNNVAFSQLMVLAGSKFGDYPPVSL, encoded by the coding sequence ATGGCCTGGAAGAGAAGAGAAAAAGTAGCAATCATGGAACCCCTGTCGATGGTCAGCGATGTTATGTCGCAGATTTTAAGAGAAGAGGGGGATATTATTATTGAAGGCGTAATCTCTAATTTCACGTCACTGAGATCTGTACTGGAATTAAGAAAAGTAGATGTGGTTTTCAGCGAAGTCTACGATGCCAGAACATCGATCATAGAAGGTCTGGATTTTTTAAGGAAGCTTAAAGCTCAATTCAGCGACATTGATATTATCATCCACACTGAAATTGAGATCCCTGCGTTGCTTATTCAGAGCAATGCGGACGCAATCTATATGAAACAAATAGGTCTGGAAGGTTGCCGCGCATCGGCATCACAAATACTGAATGCCGAAAGTATGGTCAGCATATTATTTTACGAGGACAGAAAAGCAAATTACAATTTTATGATATTGAGCGACTTCGAATGGGAAGTGTTGATCATGTTCAGCCAGCAGATGAGCATTGCCCATATAGCCAAAGAAACGGCAAGAAGTTACCGAAGAATTAGTCGTATTAAACACGACATAATGGACAAACTGAAAGTGAGTAACAATGTCGCATTCAGCCAGTTAATGGTGCTGGCAGGCAGTAAGTTCGGCGACTACCCTCCGGTCTCACTCTAA
- a CDS encoding helix-turn-helix domain-containing protein, with protein MDKLRVEAYFSSVDEKLSVYSSDPEDNNSEHCHDFDELVIVDSGHGLHVINGKPVFIQEGDVFFVRDNDYHFYDELGTLKLINILINPRTEFSYLTNTERLLSPFSASEGSGYGWLLPEVKNHCRGLVEQMFTPAHDPDQNLRPVQQEGLFFQLILSLVNQRETGDRNHTQYKLHRMLGYLQEHCFTEINWVDVADEFSLTQRTLFRRIKETTGMTPENYLKRLRLVSARVKIKNTETSITDIAFMCGFSNSNHFTTSYKQVFGITPSQERKKA; from the coding sequence ATGGATAAACTCAGAGTAGAAGCCTATTTTTCTTCTGTTGATGAAAAACTATCGGTTTATTCCAGCGACCCGGAAGATAACAACAGCGAGCATTGCCACGATTTTGACGAACTGGTGATTGTAGACAGCGGCCACGGATTGCACGTCATCAACGGCAAACCGGTTTTTATTCAGGAAGGCGACGTCTTTTTCGTCCGCGACAATGACTACCATTTCTATGATGAACTCGGCACGCTGAAACTGATTAATATACTCATCAACCCGCGGACTGAATTCAGCTATCTGACCAATACCGAACGCTTGCTTTCTCCCTTTTCTGCCAGCGAAGGCAGTGGCTACGGCTGGTTATTACCGGAGGTAAAAAATCATTGCCGGGGGCTGGTAGAGCAAATGTTTACTCCCGCGCACGATCCTGACCAAAACCTGCGTCCGGTTCAGCAGGAAGGTTTATTTTTCCAGTTGATCTTGAGTCTGGTAAACCAGCGGGAAACCGGGGATCGCAACCATACGCAGTACAAACTTCATCGCATGTTGGGGTATTTGCAGGAGCACTGTTTTACTGAGATTAACTGGGTGGACGTGGCCGATGAATTTTCACTGACGCAGCGCACGTTGTTTCGCCGTATAAAAGAGACCACAGGAATGACACCGGAAAACTACCTGAAAAGGCTGCGTTTGGTGTCGGCGCGCGTGAAGATCAAAAATACGGAAACCTCTATCACGGACATTGCCTTTATGTGTGGTTTTTCAAACAGTAATCACTTCACCACTTCCTATAAACAGGTGTTTGGCATTACGCCGTCACAGGAAAGAAAAAAGGCCTGA
- a CDS encoding fimbria/pilus periplasmic chaperone, with the protein MIGNRIIYPSDNTSVNVEFRNKDIIPYAVQTWLDDGDTESTPATGKAPFIASPALFRISANGGQVLRIAFNGARHLPQDRESIFYFNFLQIPPVNAGDESDQKKNKMLIMLKNRVKVFYRPAAIASGSKSLFDKISVTPSEANGSTTINIENNSPFYASLINVKIKQGNQVYKQKADMISPFSKGSVVFKKIQDLKNATVIVDYLNDQGARMSHEYEINHE; encoded by the coding sequence ATGATTGGCAACAGAATTATTTACCCGTCAGATAACACCTCTGTAAACGTTGAATTTCGTAATAAGGATATAATCCCTTACGCGGTGCAAACCTGGCTGGATGATGGTGATACCGAGTCCACTCCCGCGACAGGTAAAGCACCTTTTATTGCTTCTCCTGCTCTTTTTCGGATTTCGGCTAACGGCGGGCAGGTTCTCCGCATTGCATTTAATGGCGCACGTCATTTACCCCAGGATCGGGAGTCTATTTTTTACTTTAATTTCTTACAAATACCGCCAGTGAATGCGGGTGACGAAAGCGATCAAAAAAAGAATAAAATGCTGATCATGTTAAAAAACCGCGTAAAGGTTTTTTACAGACCCGCCGCTATTGCCTCCGGCAGTAAAAGTTTATTTGATAAAATTAGCGTCACCCCTTCTGAGGCGAATGGCAGCACGACCATTAATATCGAAAACAATTCTCCATTTTATGCCTCTCTGATTAATGTAAAAATTAAACAGGGGAATCAGGTCTATAAACAGAAAGCCGATATGATCTCTCCTTTCTCAAAGGGAAGCGTTGTATTCAAAAAGATCCAAGATCTGAAAAATGCGACAGTTATTGTTGATTATCTCAATGATCAGGGTGCAAGGATGAGCCACGAGTATGAAATCAATCACGAATAA
- a CDS encoding EAL domain-containing protein — MEVADESQNIVTNVNNIKPESCSNGFLDEIRYLAFTSVFVSDIGYTQDHALKCTAMRGRLPEPVAMSAPDSVTRYGQRIWTLFSGIVDPRISADMMESENVLIFPTPAAFRDIYVPYDGFGAVLSNHRRDHIFRAFGETDGLVKDVTAVTGIKWLHQARFSECSNKYDICVMARNTKIGILSLSETAISFVILMSLIAGGVFSFSVSQFINNNRSLQNKLKIAIRRDDIKVNFQPFVEISTGKVVGYEALARWKQNNGDFVSPEVFIKLAESTNQIKNLTRSVVARTLREMAPVLRENESLFVSINVTTSDVIDPEFKILLEEEVDKGGIGREQVVLEITERSTADHEILKNALVRLREYGYRIALDDFGTGYSNLDYLSKLSFDFIKVDKIFTDSIGTQSVSFSMLKMMLEMLDQTRAAVIVEGIEEQHQADFLLNSCSTIIGQGWLYGKPMESTKIVIQH; from the coding sequence GTGGAAGTTGCTGATGAATCGCAAAATATCGTCACTAATGTCAACAATATAAAGCCCGAATCCTGCAGTAACGGATTTCTGGATGAAATCCGCTACCTTGCGTTTACGTCTGTTTTTGTCTCCGATATCGGTTACACCCAGGATCACGCACTGAAATGTACGGCAATGCGCGGTCGTCTTCCTGAGCCGGTAGCCATGTCCGCGCCGGATTCTGTTACACGCTACGGGCAGCGCATCTGGACGTTATTTAGTGGGATTGTTGATCCCCGTATTAGCGCTGACATGATGGAATCAGAAAACGTCTTAATCTTTCCCACACCCGCGGCATTTCGCGATATTTATGTGCCCTATGACGGATTTGGTGCGGTACTGTCAAACCACCGGCGGGATCATATATTCAGGGCCTTTGGCGAAACTGATGGGCTTGTGAAGGATGTGACTGCCGTTACTGGTATCAAATGGTTGCATCAGGCCAGGTTTTCAGAGTGCAGCAATAAATATGATATATGCGTGATGGCAAGGAATACAAAAATAGGGATCTTATCCCTGTCTGAGACTGCCATTTCATTCGTTATCCTCATGAGTCTCATCGCCGGTGGCGTATTCTCTTTTTCGGTTTCGCAATTTATAAACAACAACCGGTCATTACAGAACAAGCTTAAAATTGCCATCAGACGTGATGATATAAAGGTCAATTTTCAGCCTTTCGTCGAAATATCAACGGGCAAAGTGGTGGGTTACGAAGCCTTAGCCCGCTGGAAACAAAATAATGGTGATTTCGTTTCGCCTGAAGTTTTCATCAAGCTTGCTGAATCAACAAACCAGATCAAGAACCTGACACGTTCTGTTGTTGCCAGAACCCTGAGGGAAATGGCACCGGTCCTGAGAGAGAATGAATCTTTATTCGTGAGTATCAACGTCACGACATCAGATGTGATTGATCCCGAATTCAAAATTCTTCTCGAAGAAGAAGTCGATAAAGGGGGCATTGGCCGGGAGCAGGTCGTTCTGGAAATCACCGAACGTTCTACGGCAGATCACGAGATTCTCAAAAATGCGCTTGTCCGGTTAAGGGAGTACGGATACAGGATCGCATTGGATGATTTTGGAACCGGCTATTCCAATCTTGATTATCTGAGCAAGTTATCCTTCGACTTTATTAAAGTTGATAAAATATTCACTGATTCTATTGGCACGCAATCTGTCAGTTTTAGCATGTTAAAAATGATGTTAGAGATGCTGGATCAAACCCGTGCAGCGGTTATCGTTGAAGGAATAGAAGAACAGCATCAGGCTGACTTTTTGCTGAATTCGTGTTCGACAATAATTGGTCAGGGCTGGTTATACGGAAAGCCGATGGAGAGTACAAAGATCGTTATCCAGCATTAA